The genomic region ATCCCTTGAACGGGTTGCGATGGGTGCGTCGGTCGGTTGAAGCAACCCGCAACCGCGAGGAGGCTACCATGATTAAACAAACACTGACAGTGGCCGGCTTGGCTGTCGGTTTGTCTTTGTCCGTCGGGTCCACGCCCGTGCAGGCACAGGAGGAACCGATTTACGGCAGTCAACTCATGACGGAACAAGAAAGGAATGAAATGCGGGCCAAAATGCGGGCCGCGCAAAGCGCCGAGGAAATGGAGCGCATCCGTCGGGAGCATCATGAGCAAATGCAGCAGCGCGCCAAGGAGCAGGGCGTGACGTTGCCGGATGAACCCCCCGCTAGAGGCCAAGGCGGCATGGGCCAAGGCCGAGGCGGTATGGGCCAAGGCCGAGGCGGTATGGGCCAAGGCCGAGGCGGTATGGGCCAAGGCCGAGGCGGTATGGGCCAAGGCGGCATGGGTCAAGGCGGCATGGGTCAAGGCGGCATGGGTCAAGGCGGCATGGAACCTAATCAGAGCGAATAAGGTTGCCGCATGAAGTGAATCCTTCGGATTCAGGCTTGTGTAGACCTATTCGGCGCGCCGCTCGTTTCAGGCGCGCCGAGTCTTATGGTGAGATTTCCATCGCTCAAAGCGTTGCCATTGCCGGAAAACGAGCGTTAGAATCCATATACCGGTTTTTTGTTTGGAGGTGCGGGGTGGACCAACGGCTTCAACGCGCGAAATCCGAACCAGTCTCATGTCGGCGTTGATCGCCTTGTCGATTCTTGGCGGACTTACCTTGGTGCTCGCCACTCTCCTGGTGTTGGCCAACAAAAAGCTCCACGTCGAAGAAGATCCCCGCATCGATCGCGTAGAAGCCATGCTGCCCCATGTCAACTGCGGCGCGTGCGGTTATCCCGGTTGCCGGTCCTTCGCCGAGGCGCTGGTTCGGGGAGAAGCTTCACCCGCGCAATGCAGCGTTGGTACCGATGAAGACCATGCCCGTATCGCCGCTTTTCTTGGGGTGGCGGTAGGTGAGCGGGAAAAGCGGGTGGCTCGGCTGGCCTGTGCGGGAGGCAGCAATGTGGCTCGCCGCCAGGCCCGCTATGCAGGCATCGAAACCTGCCAGGCGGCCACGCAAGTTTCGGGAGGCGGCAAAAGCTGCTTTTGGAGCTGCCTGGGTTACGGCGATTGCGAGGCCGCCTGCCAATTCGATGCCATCCAAATGAATGAACACGATTTGCCGGTGGTCAGCGAAGACAAATGCACCGCTTGCGGCGATTGCGTGGAAGTCTGTCCCAAGGATCTGTTTTCCCTGCACCCGATCAGCCACCGTCTGTGGGTGCCCTGTAAAAATGAAGAAGCCGGCGATCATATCCTCGAATACTGCCAAGTCGCCTGTACGGCCTGCCGGCGCTGCGCCATGGATGCGCCCGACGAGCTGATCACCATGCGCAATAATCTGCCGATGGTGGATTACAGCAAGCCTCATCAGACCCGGGTTCCCATCCAACGCTGTCCCACCGGGGCCATCGTGTGGCTGGAACCGGATGGCACGGCGCTCAAGGGCCGGGCGGCGCCAAAGATTATCCGCCGCGAACCGCTGAAAGAGGCCGCCACATGAAACCGTAAAAACACACCGGACTTTGCTCTATTTCAAGTCGGAGTCATGTTCCCCAAGCCTCGCAGGAGAATTATGTCAACGAAAGCGCAGACCTACAAATACCCGGGCATCTGGGCCGCTTTGGACGGCAACTCCGCCGTCATTGCCTGCGAACGGGAATCCACGGACGCGGCCGGTGCCTACCCCATCACCCCTTCCACCCAGATGGGCGAGTACTGGGCGGAGGCCGCCGCCAATGGCCACATCAACATCGCCGGCCGTCCTTTGATCTTTATCGAGCCCGAAGGCGAGCATGCCGCCGCCGCGGTCACCGCAGGCCTCTCCATGAGCGGCTTGCGCGCCGCCAACTTCTCTTCCAGTCAGGGCATCGCCTACATGCACGAGTCGCTGTACGCGGCGGTGGGAAAGCGCCTGACCTATGTGCTGAACATGGGGACCCGAGCCTTGAGCAAGGCGTCCCTCAACGTCCATGCCAGTCACGACGACTATCACTGCATCGACGACACCGGCTTCTTTCAATTATTTGCCAAGAACGCCCAACACGCCGCGGATCTGAATATTATCGCCCATCGCATCGCCGAGACAGCGCTCAATCCCGGCATCGTCGCCCAGGACGGTTTTCTGACCACCCATCTGATCGAATCGCTGCGCATCCCGGAACGGGCGCTCATTCTGGAGTTTCTGGGACGCCCGGACGATATCATCCCCACGCCCACTCCGGCTCAGCGCATTCTATACGGCGATACCCGCCGGCGGATTCCGGCGTTGTGGGACGTGGACAATCCGGTCATGGCGGGCATCGTTCAAAACCAGGATTCCTATATGCAAAGCGTGGCCGCCCAACGGCCGTTCTTTTTCGATCATCTCCCGGCCATTGCCGACGAGACCTTCGAAGCATTTTTCGGGCTGACGGGGCGGCGCTATGATCGGGTGCTGACCTATCGCGCCGAAGATGCGGATTATCTCATCCTGGGGCAGGGCAGTGTGGTATCGAGTGCCGAGGCGGTGGTCGATTATCTGCGCGAGACCCGGGGTATCAAAGTCGGTGTGGTCGACCTGGTCATGTTCCGGCCCTTCCCGTCCGATCGGTTGAGCGCGATTCTAAAAGGCCGCAAGGGCGTTGCCGTCCTGGAACGAACCGACCAACCCCTGGCGGCCGATTTGCCCTTGATGCGCGAAGTGCGGGCCACGATCAGCAAAGCGATCGAAAACGGCCGCGGAGAGAAGGCCGAACCGTTTCCCGGGCTGGCCGGGTACGATCGCATCGCCGATATCCCCAGCCTCTATTCCGGCGCCTTCGGCATGGGCAGCCGCGATTTGCAGCCGGAAGGCTTGATTGCCGCGGTGGAAAACATGCTGCCCGAGGGCAGGCAACAAAAATTTTATTACCTGGGCATCGATTTCATCCGCAAAGCGGTGACTCCCAAGCAGGAAATCTATCAGCAGACCATCGAAGAATCCTATCCCCACGTAAAAGAGTTGGCGCTTCACGGGAGCGAGAATCCCAATCTCATGCCCGCCGGCAGCATCACCGTCCGCATGCATTCGGTGGGCGGTTGGGGCGCCATCACCACCGGCAAGAATCTGGCCATGACCTTGTTCGATCTGCTGGATTATCACGTCAAGGCCAATCCCAAGTACGGGGCCGAGAAAAAGGGCCAGCCCACCACCTATTACTTGTCCGCCGCCCCGGAACCGATTCGCATCAACTGCGAATACCAGTACGTCGACGCGGTGCTCTCGCCCGATCCCAATGTCTTCCACCACGCCAATGCCGTGGCCGGGCTGCGCGAAGGCGGGGTATTCATCATTCAAAGCGAGCTAGAATCGCCGAAAAAGGTGTGGGCATCCATTCCGGCGCCCTTCCAACAAGTCATTGCGGATAAGGATATCCGCGTGTTCTTCCTGGATGCCTTCAAGATCGCCCGCGAAGAAGCGACCGACCCCGATCTTCAACTGCGGATGCAGGGCATCGCCTTCCAAGGCGCTTTCTTCGCCGCCTCGCCGGTGATGGAAAACGCCGGATTGAGTGAGAAGGCGCTCCTCGAGGCGATCCGCCGGCAACTGGAAAAAAAATTCGGCGCCAAGGGCGCCCGGGTGGTGGAAGACAATATCAGGGTGGTCAAGCGCGGCTACGACGAAGTGCGCGAGATCACCGAAAAAGCCCTCGCCGAGCGCGAAGCCATAACCGAGACCCGAAAGGCGGAACCCCCCATGCCGGTCATGGTCAAGCGGCTTCCCCAAGCCACAACCCGGACCGCCGATATTCATCGCTTCTGGGAACAAACCGGCAGCTTTTATGCCCGGGGCATGGGGAGCGACAATATTTCCGACCCCTTCATCGGGCTCGGCATCATGCCCGCTTCCACCGCCTTGTTCCGGGACATGACCAGTATCCGTTTCCATCACCCGGAATGGATCGCCGAAAACTGCACCGCCTGCGGCAAGTGCTACACCGTCTGCCCGGACACGGCCATCCCCGGGCTGGTCTGTGAGGTATCGCAAGTGCTCGACACGGTGGTCAAGCGGGTCCGGAAGCACGGCCACGCCGTGGCGCATTTGCCCGGGGCGGTGCGGCTGATGGAGGGCAAGCTGCGAACGCTGTTCAACCAGGGGGAGGAGAGCGACTCCGTTCAGGCCATGCTGGAAGACGCCATGGACGCGGTCGTTGCCGAGGCCGAACCGGATGCGAAGGCGGACTTGAAGCAGGAGTTTCAATACTTTCGGGACGAGCTGGACGGTTTCGACTTCGCCCTTACCCGACCTTTTTACACGGTGCCGGAAAATGAGGAATCCGGCAGTGGCGGACTTTTCACCATCAACATCGATCCCTATACCTGCAAAGGCTGCGGGGAATGTATCGAGGCCTGTCCCTACGACGCCCTGCGAGAAGTCCCGCAGACGGAAGAATCGGTGGCGCAGTTGCGCAACCGTTGGGATATGTGGCTGGACCTGCCCAACACCCCCAAACGATACATCAACGCCGATTTGGAAGAAGGCATCGGTCCGTTGGAGACGATGCTTTTGGATAAAAACGTCTATTTGCAGTTTACCAGCGGCGACGGCGCCTGCATGGGCTGCGCCGAGAAGACGGTGATTCATCTGTTCACCGCCGCCATCGAGGCCCTGATGCGACCGCGGATCGCCCAACACGTCGCCTACCTGGACGATCTCATCGGGCGCCTGGAACGCCATATCGAAGGCAAACTGGTGGAGGAAATCGATATCGACGACATCGCCGCCATTCGCGAGGTGGTCGCCGGAATGGGGGAAGGGGATCTCACGCTGGGGCGCATCGCCAACCAAGTCGAACGGCTGCGCGGCACTCGACCCATCGACGAAAGCTGGCTGCGGCGGGTTACCGATCTTCTGGCCAAGCTCAAACACTTGCAATGGAAATACACCGAAGGCAATACCGGTCGGGGCCGCACCGCCATGGGCATCATCAATGCCACCGGTTGCACCTCGGTCTGGGGCAGCACCTATCCGTTCAATCCCTATCCCTTCCCCTGGGCCAATCATCTGTTCCAGGACAGCGCCTCCATGGCCATGGGGGTGTTCGAAGGCCACATGGCCAAGATGGCCGAAGGCTTCAAGGCCATTCGCACGGCCGAGTTGGAACTTTCCGATCGATACGATCCGGCCGAGCACGACGAATTCTTCACTTATTTCAATTGGCAGCATTTTTCCGACGAGGAATTTCGCTTGTGCCCGCCGGTGGCGGTGATCGGCGGCGACGGCGCGCTTTACGATATCGGATTTCAGAATCTTTCCCGCCTAATGATGTCGGGCAAACCGATCAAGGTGCTGGTGGTGGACACCCAGGTCTATTCCAACACCGGCGGCCAGGCTTGCACCTCGGGCTTTGAAGGCCAGATCGCCGATATGTCGCCCTTCGGCAAAATCACCCAAGGCAAGCAGGAGGTGCGGAAGGAAATGGGGCTGATCGGCATGGCCCACCGGACCACTTATGTCTCCCAGAGCACCATCGCCTACCCCAGTCACATGATAGAAGGCTTCATCCAAGGCTTGCAGAGCAGACGCCCGGCCGTGTTCAATTGCTATACCTCTTGCCAGCCGGAGCACGGCATCGGCGACGACATGGCCCAGCATCAGGCAAGGCTGGCGGTGGAAGGGCGGGCCTATCCTCTGTTCCACTTCGACCCGGACAAGGGGCCCGTGCCGGCCGAATGCTTCGATCTGCACGGCAACCCGGCGCTGCACGAGGATTGGCCCACTTACACGCTCACCTACCGGGACGGCAGCCGGCAAAAGCAAATGGA from Methylohalobius crimeensis 10Ki harbors:
- a CDS encoding 2-oxoacid:acceptor oxidoreductase family protein, encoding MSTKAQTYKYPGIWAALDGNSAVIACERESTDAAGAYPITPSTQMGEYWAEAAANGHINIAGRPLIFIEPEGEHAAAAVTAGLSMSGLRAANFSSSQGIAYMHESLYAAVGKRLTYVLNMGTRALSKASLNVHASHDDYHCIDDTGFFQLFAKNAQHAADLNIIAHRIAETALNPGIVAQDGFLTTHLIESLRIPERALILEFLGRPDDIIPTPTPAQRILYGDTRRRIPALWDVDNPVMAGIVQNQDSYMQSVAAQRPFFFDHLPAIADETFEAFFGLTGRRYDRVLTYRAEDADYLILGQGSVVSSAEAVVDYLRETRGIKVGVVDLVMFRPFPSDRLSAILKGRKGVAVLERTDQPLAADLPLMREVRATISKAIENGRGEKAEPFPGLAGYDRIADIPSLYSGAFGMGSRDLQPEGLIAAVENMLPEGRQQKFYYLGIDFIRKAVTPKQEIYQQTIEESYPHVKELALHGSENPNLMPAGSITVRMHSVGGWGAITTGKNLAMTLFDLLDYHVKANPKYGAEKKGQPTTYYLSAAPEPIRINCEYQYVDAVLSPDPNVFHHANAVAGLREGGVFIIQSELESPKKVWASIPAPFQQVIADKDIRVFFLDAFKIAREEATDPDLQLRMQGIAFQGAFFAASPVMENAGLSEKALLEAIRRQLEKKFGAKGARVVEDNIRVVKRGYDEVREITEKALAEREAITETRKAEPPMPVMVKRLPQATTRTADIHRFWEQTGSFYARGMGSDNISDPFIGLGIMPASTALFRDMTSIRFHHPEWIAENCTACGKCYTVCPDTAIPGLVCEVSQVLDTVVKRVRKHGHAVAHLPGAVRLMEGKLRTLFNQGEESDSVQAMLEDAMDAVVAEAEPDAKADLKQEFQYFRDELDGFDFALTRPFYTVPENEESGSGGLFTINIDPYTCKGCGECIEACPYDALREVPQTEESVAQLRNRWDMWLDLPNTPKRYINADLEEGIGPLETMLLDKNVYLQFTSGDGACMGCAEKTVIHLFTAAIEALMRPRIAQHVAYLDDLIGRLERHIEGKLVEEIDIDDIAAIREVVAGMGEGDLTLGRIANQVERLRGTRPIDESWLRRVTDLLAKLKHLQWKYTEGNTGRGRTAMGIINATGCTSVWGSTYPFNPYPFPWANHLFQDSASMAMGVFEGHMAKMAEGFKAIRTAELELSDRYDPAEHDEFFTYFNWQHFSDEEFRLCPPVAVIGGDGALYDIGFQNLSRLMMSGKPIKVLVVDTQVYSNTGGQACTSGFEGQIADMSPFGKITQGKQEVRKEMGLIGMAHRTTYVSQSTIAYPSHMIEGFIQGLQSRRPAVFNCYTSCQPEHGIGDDMAQHQARLAVEGRAYPLFHFDPDKGPVPAECFDLHGNPALHEDWPTYTLTYRDGSRQKQMELPMTFADFAMTEVRFRKHFRQAPPDTWHEDMLPLVDFLDLDEAGRQGKYPFIWSVDHQQQLTRLLVDRTMVASCEDRRNFWTMLRAIAGLMEPEGPSREDMENEIRREVVSRLAQGLMKLTGGEGEGLISLAEGAAAETTPEAEPKAAPQGEAAYMAPWIDSEQCTSCGECISLNPEIFAYNEENKAYIKNPKGGPYRDLVKAAERCPARIIHPGLPKDRSEREIDKWIERGKKFNQ
- a CDS encoding RnfABCDGE type electron transport complex subunit B encodes the protein MSALIALSILGGLTLVLATLLVLANKKLHVEEDPRIDRVEAMLPHVNCGACGYPGCRSFAEALVRGEASPAQCSVGTDEDHARIAAFLGVAVGEREKRVARLACAGGSNVARRQARYAGIETCQAATQVSGGGKSCFWSCLGYGDCEAACQFDAIQMNEHDLPVVSEDKCTACGDCVEVCPKDLFSLHPISHRLWVPCKNEEAGDHILEYCQVACTACRRCAMDAPDELITMRNNLPMVDYSKPHQTRVPIQRCPTGAIVWLEPDGTALKGRAAPKIIRREPLKEAAT